The Mesorhizobium sp. AR02 genomic interval TCGGGCCGTCGTCGATGACCCCCACCGGTGGCAGTCAGCCACACAGCAATCTGCAGCCCTATCTCTGCATCAATTTCATCATTTCCCTGTTCGGCATTTTCCCGAGCCAGAGCTAGGACAAGACAATGTCTGATCAATTCGTCGCCGAAATCCGCATTTTTCCGTTCAATTTCGCGCCCAAGGGCTGGGCCGCCTGTGACGGCCAAATCATGCCGATCTCGCAAAACACGGCTTTGTTCTCGTTGCTGGGCACAACCTATGGCGGCGACGGCAAATCGAACTTTGCCTTGCCGAACATGCAAGGCAATGCACCGATGCAGCCCGGCCAGGCTGCCGGCGGATCGGATCACTTCCTGGGGGAAACCGGGGGATCAACCACGGTGACCGTGCTCCAGAGCGAGATGCCGCAACATGTGCATTCGCTGATGGCCGCCGTTCCTCCCGCGCTGCTGTTCGCGCCGTCGCCCTCGACGGGACTGGCACGATCGGCGGGCGGCCCGGTCTATCAGACCAGCAATGCCGGCTTGACGCCGTTGAGCCCCAATGCGGTGGGGCTAACCGGTGGCGGCCTGCCGCACAACAATCTGATGCCCTATCTGACACTCAACTTCTGCATCGCGCTGCAAGGCATTTTCCCGCCAAGAGGCTGA includes:
- a CDS encoding phage tail protein, producing MSDQFVAEIRIFPFNFAPKGWAACDGQIMPISQNTALFSLLGTTYGGDGKSNFALPNMQGNAPMQPGQAAGGSDHFLGETGGSTTVTVLQSEMPQHVHSLMAAVPPALLFAPSPSTGLARSAGGPVYQTSNAGLTPLSPNAVGLTGGGLPHNNLMPYLTLNFCIALQGIFPPRG